The following coding sequences are from one Megachile rotundata isolate GNS110a chromosome 13, iyMegRotu1, whole genome shotgun sequence window:
- the LOC143265656 gene encoding LOW QUALITY PROTEIN: uncharacterized protein LOC143265656 (The sequence of the model RefSeq protein was modified relative to this genomic sequence to represent the inferred CDS: inserted 4 bases in 2 codons; deleted 2 bases in 1 codon; substituted 2 bases at 2 genomic stop codons), whose amino-acid sequence MQYPRFYKQIRIVIIFILVRAVFLFPEKMXNVSIEQRLVKPHMKLGKTATKXGNECLXRAYVFEWFKRFQDDREDVEDDSRPGRHPTSKTDDNIEKIRTRFESVTAVKEKXRVLKELTEHFQHCFKQWKIRMERYKDRKGVYSEGDIK is encoded by the exons ATGCAATACCCCCGTTTTTATAAACAAATCCGTATAGTCATAATCTTCATTTTGGTTAGAGCTGTTTTTCTGTTT CcggaaaaaatgtaaaatgtatcgATAGAGCAACGACTTGTGAAACCTCACATGAAACTTGGAAAAACAGCTACTAA TGGCAACGAATGTTTATAGCGTGCATATGTTTTCGAATGGTTTAAGCGTTTTCAAGATGATCGAGAGGACGTTGAAGATGATTCACGACCAGGTCGCCATCCCACGTCAAAAACAGATGACAATATCGAAAAAATCA GAACAAGATTTGAGTCCGTTACGGCTGTAAAAGAGAA GCGCGTCCTGAAGGAGCTGACGGAACACTTTCAGCACTGTTTCAAACAATGGAAGATTCGCATGGAGCGTTATAAGGATAGAAAAGGGGTGTATAGTGAAGGTGATATCAAGTAA